One genomic window of Candidatus Pseudobacter hemicellulosilyticus includes the following:
- a CDS encoding response regulator transcription factor — MPNILIADDHTIVRYGTALIIKDLIAGVYVAEAGTFAQTLKILDSKTFDLLILDINIPGGNNLQMLDVIRLHQPQIRILIFSGYDEQLFALRYMQAGADGYVVKHSGEQELRTAIRGVLNNEKYISPTVKQHLLNSLSSKSGNGSGNPLQLLSNREMEVMQLLIKGSSVADIGVHLSLQISTVSTYKSRIFEKLEVANVIELAEKVRLFS, encoded by the coding sequence ATGCCGAACATCTTAATTGCCGACGATCACACGATCGTGCGTTATGGCACTGCCCTTATCATCAAAGACCTTATTGCAGGCGTTTATGTAGCTGAAGCCGGAACATTTGCCCAGACCTTAAAAATACTGGACAGCAAAACCTTCGACCTCCTTATACTGGACATCAATATCCCTGGCGGCAACAATCTCCAGATGCTTGATGTGATCAGGCTGCACCAGCCACAGATCAGGATCCTTATCTTTTCAGGATACGATGAACAGCTCTTCGCCCTCCGCTATATGCAGGCAGGCGCAGACGGATATGTAGTCAAACATTCAGGGGAACAGGAATTACGAACTGCTATCCGCGGCGTACTCAACAACGAAAAATACATCAGCCCTACCGTGAAGCAGCACCTGCTGAACAGCCTCAGCTCCAAATCAGGCAACGGCAGCGGCAATCCGCTGCAACTACTTTCCAACAGGGAAATGGAAGTCATGCAATTACTCATCAAAGGTTCCAGTGTAGCCGATATTGGCGTACACCTGAGCTTGCAGATCTCTACTGTCAGCACCTATAAGTCCCGCATCTTCGAAAAACTGGAAGTAGCCAATGTTATTGAACTGGCAGAAAAAGTGCGCCTTTTCAGTTAA
- a CDS encoding mobile mystery protein A: protein MGYWDKKIVRQQLDDKLQKVKTLPGSLNQDTGWIKVIRESLGMSTRQLAQRVGIDQSRITRLENAEIDGDLKLSSLKKIAEGLNMRFVYAIVVEGSLEEMMLEQAKKIALKRMAQVNQTMKLEKQELSDEQKAKALEDLIQKILVEEPKDFWDQ from the coding sequence ATGGGCTACTGGGACAAAAAAATCGTCAGACAGCAGTTAGATGATAAACTGCAAAAGGTCAAAACCCTGCCTGGTTCTTTAAATCAGGACACCGGATGGATTAAAGTTATCCGGGAATCTTTGGGTATGTCTACCAGGCAACTTGCCCAAAGGGTAGGTATTGATCAGTCCCGTATAACCCGCCTTGAAAATGCAGAAATTGATGGGGACCTGAAATTGTCTTCCCTCAAAAAAATTGCTGAAGGGCTCAACATGCGGTTCGTCTATGCCATTGTAGTGGAAGGAAGCCTGGAAGAAATGATGCTGGAACAGGCAAAGAAAATTGCATTAAAGCGAATGGCGCAGGTCAACCAGACAATGAAGTTGGAAAAGCAGGAGCTTTCTGACGAACAAAAGGCAAAGGCGCTGGAAGATTTGATCCAGAAAATTTTAGTCGAAGAACCAAAAGACTTTTGGGACCAATGA
- a CDS encoding mobile mystery protein B → MIPINYPPGATPLDEDELDGLKLKHITARVELDRWEQDNIQDALAWVARRRRKDILTEEFVCLLHKKMFEKVWKWAGRFRRTDKNIGIQWLEIPVSVRQLLDDVRYWVEQKVFSPDEIAYRLHHKLVFIHLFPNGNGRHSRLLSDILLWEVFKKEPFTWGSQQLTDAGKARKQYIAALKAADLQDYSLLEKFVRS, encoded by the coding sequence ATGATACCAATTAACTATCCGCCCGGAGCTACACCGCTTGACGAGGATGAGCTTGATGGGTTGAAATTAAAACATATTACCGCTCGCGTTGAGTTGGACCGTTGGGAGCAGGATAATATCCAGGATGCGCTGGCATGGGTAGCCAGAAGACGCAGGAAAGATATCCTGACGGAGGAGTTTGTCTGCCTGTTACATAAAAAGATGTTTGAAAAAGTTTGGAAATGGGCAGGACGTTTTCGCCGGACTGATAAAAATATCGGTATTCAATGGTTGGAAATCCCAGTAAGTGTAAGGCAGTTGCTGGATGATGTCCGGTATTGGGTTGAGCAGAAAGTATTTTCGCCGGATGAAATTGCCTATCGGCTACACCATAAACTTGTTTTTATTCATTTGTTCCCGAATGGCAATGGAAGGCATTCCCGGCTGCTGTCGGATATTTTGTTATGGGAAGTATTTAAGAAGGAACCCTTTACCTGGGGAAGTCAGCAACTTACCGATGCAGGTAAAGCAAGAAAGCAATACATCGCGGCATTGAAAGCGGCGGATCTGCAGGATTATAGTCTGCTGGAAAAATTTGTACGATCCTAA
- a CDS encoding helix-turn-helix domain-containing protein, producing MTKKDPFLQRFQQIRKDRGVTVSQLAKQLGINEDKMYKWKNSVPTNYAERSLVEAWMDAEDWRNFKGDLPRTVDEAPVATDNKTKLRNEIIVLKNKIKDLKHVADKLSELAENVISEEDDQNSAPQNADKPQNS from the coding sequence GTGACTAAAAAAGATCCATTTCTCCAGCGCTTCCAGCAGATCCGAAAAGACAGAGGTGTCACCGTCTCCCAACTGGCCAAGCAACTGGGCATTAATGAGGACAAGATGTATAAATGGAAAAACAGCGTTCCCACCAACTACGCAGAAAGATCCCTGGTGGAAGCCTGGATGGACGCTGAAGACTGGCGCAACTTCAAAGGTGATCTTCCCAGAACAGTTGATGAAGCACCTGTTGCAACTGATAATAAGACCAAACTCCGCAATGAGATCATAGTCCTGAAAAATAAGATCAAGGACCTCAAGCATGTAGCAGATAAATTATCAGAATTGGCCGAAAACGTGATCAGCGAAGAAGACGACCAAAACTCCGCTCCCCAAAATGCAGATAAGCCGCAAAATTCCTGA
- a CDS encoding RNA polymerase sigma-70 factor has product MDLYTIQQQICRGDEQALSTLYGLYARRLLHFARLITRSGDQSEEIVEDVFVKLWTQRHRLAGIDNLAVYLYVAVKNTALNALSRKARQLVLAPFDELDIAISAVPDPHHLLVSAELLKKMQQAVDGLPPRCRMIFKLVREDGLRHREVAQILNISIHTVDVQMAIAIKKICHALQVGNNLPARSKPK; this is encoded by the coding sequence ATGGACTTGTATACCATACAGCAGCAGATCTGCCGCGGGGACGAACAGGCCCTCAGCACCCTGTATGGCCTGTATGCCAGGCGCTTACTGCATTTTGCCCGCCTCATTACCCGCTCGGGCGACCAGTCAGAAGAAATAGTGGAGGATGTTTTTGTCAAACTATGGACACAACGTCATCGCCTTGCCGGGATCGATAACCTGGCCGTCTATCTCTATGTGGCGGTGAAGAATACTGCCCTGAATGCACTTTCCCGCAAAGCCCGTCAACTGGTACTGGCTCCCTTTGATGAACTGGATATCGCTATCAGCGCTGTCCCTGATCCTCATCACCTGCTGGTCAGCGCCGAGTTGCTGAAGAAAATGCAACAGGCCGTAGACGGGTTGCCGCCCCGCTGTCGCATGATCTTCAAACTGGTGCGTGAAGATGGCCTCCGCCATCGGGAAGTTGCCCAGATCCTCAATATCTCCATTCATACCGTTGATGTACAGATGGCCATCGCTATTAAAAAGATCTGCCATGCATTACAGGTTGGCAATAACCTGCCTGCGCGTTCGAAACCAAAATAA
- a CDS encoding FecR family protein, whose translation MENPEAIYFLLSRYLSGDATEAESARLLKALQEDPQLMWQFDLLQQVWTAGNPLPAVPPGTDKIQRILQLAAVQQLLSPGDQETTDKNLSLTEAADPGEASLPATDASLHWQDLHKAAIARRRRARWRAGALLACLLLAAGALHYWQNRSSQAAPNEVVSLKGSKTRTLLPDGSTVWLNAGSSIEYTGNLSGPLRELTLVGEAFFDIVPQPNRPFIVHTGTIDIKVLGTAFNVKSYADDPTVETTLLRGMVQVSRVGVLSGTPMVLHPHQKIVLQKQLVKLPDAALQEQSTTQRLSLPAPTIIQLDSALREQELLETAWVYNRLQFRGDDFPGLARKLERWYNINIHFVDAAVQSLTFNGSLENETVEQAFRALQAAASFDYSIKGNDVFINSRKPAAP comes from the coding sequence ATGGAAAATCCGGAAGCCATTTATTTCTTACTCTCCCGTTACCTGAGCGGGGACGCAACAGAAGCGGAGAGCGCCCGGCTGTTGAAAGCCCTGCAGGAGGATCCGCAGCTGATGTGGCAGTTTGACCTGCTGCAACAGGTATGGACAGCGGGAAATCCTTTGCCTGCCGTACCCCCGGGCACTGATAAGATCCAGCGTATCCTGCAACTGGCGGCTGTTCAGCAATTGCTGTCGCCCGGAGACCAGGAAACAACTGATAAAAACCTGTCGCTCACCGAAGCAGCAGATCCCGGCGAGGCATCCCTGCCGGCTACTGATGCTTCCCTGCACTGGCAGGACCTCCACAAAGCCGCCATCGCCCGGCGGCGACGGGCACGCTGGCGTGCTGGCGCACTGCTGGCCTGCCTGCTCCTGGCGGCAGGTGCACTGCACTACTGGCAAAACCGCTCCTCGCAGGCAGCACCCAATGAGGTGGTGTCCCTCAAAGGCAGCAAGACCCGCACCCTGCTGCCGGACGGCTCCACGGTATGGCTCAATGCCGGCAGCTCCATTGAATATACCGGTAATCTTTCCGGGCCGCTGCGGGAACTTACCCTGGTGGGAGAGGCCTTCTTCGATATTGTGCCACAGCCCAACAGGCCCTTCATTGTCCATACAGGTACTATTGATATAAAAGTCCTGGGGACGGCTTTTAATGTAAAATCCTATGCTGATGATCCCACCGTAGAGACCACCCTGCTGCGCGGGATGGTGCAGGTCTCCCGCGTGGGCGTTCTTTCCGGAACACCAATGGTCCTGCATCCGCACCAGAAAATTGTGTTGCAGAAACAACTGGTAAAGCTGCCGGATGCAGCCCTGCAGGAACAGTCCACTACGCAGCGACTGTCCCTGCCTGCCCCGACCATTATCCAGCTGGACAGCGCCCTCCGGGAGCAGGAACTGCTGGAGACCGCCTGGGTCTATAACCGCCTGCAGTTCAGGGGCGATGATTTTCCCGGCCTGGCCAGGAAGCTGGAACGCTGGTACAATATCAATATCCATTTTGTGGACGCTGCCGTGCAATCGCTCACCTTCAACGGCTCGCTGGAGAACGAGACCGTAGAACAGGCATTCCGCGCATTGCAGGCCGCCGCTTCATTTGATTACTCTATAAAAGGAAATGATGTATTTATTAATTCACGAAAACCAGCTGCGCCCTAA